Within the Planctomycetia bacterium genome, the region GCGGCGTTGACCTGATAGCCCAACCAGACGCAGAGGGCCGTGAGGAGTACGAAGAAAGCCCGCAGGCTGAAACTGAGCCAACGGCGGCGACGCGGTTTAGATGGTGGCTGTTCCACGGCTTGCTCCATGTGTTTTTATTCCGTCTTCGCCGTCGGCGCCTGCAAATACCGCCCGGCAAATTCAATAAACGTCGGCCAATTCGGCCCGGGCGTGTGGCCGCCGGCGTGTTGGCGGAAGGCCAGGTCGCCGTCGATTAAGCTCGTCTCCACGGGTGGGTATTCGTACGTGCCCAGGCCTTGCTTGCCGAGGAGTTCATAGACCGGTTGCGCGGCGGCCGTGGCCATGAACATGCCCTGGGCGTCGACCCAGGCGTCGCCTTCCGTGCCGCTGCTGATGAACACCGGGCGCGGGGCGCAGAGGGCGACGAGCTCATGGGCGTCGATCGGCAGGTCGTCCCAGGTGAGCGGGCCGGCGTACTTGATGAAGTTGCCGGCCACCCAGTGGTACTCGCCGGCGCCGGCGACGTTTTCCACGATCTCGCCGCGGTTGCGGCGATGCAGCTTCACGCCGCCCTCGCCGGAGGAGCTGACGAACACGACCGCGAACCGTTCGTCGTAGGCCATCGCCACGCAGACGGCTTTGCCCCAACGGGAATGGCCTTCGAGGCCGACTTGCTGGGCGTCGACTTGGGAGTCGGTGGCAAAATAGTCGAGCGCGCGGCTTGCGCCCCAGGCCCAGGCGCGGAGGGCGCCCCAATCGTCGAGGTCGCGCGGCTGACCTTTGTTGACCAGCCCGATGATGCCCTTCGTGAGCCCTGCGCCGTTATCGGCCTGCACGGAGCTCGTATCGAGCCGGGCGTAGCCCCAGCCTTTGGCCAAGAGTTGCGATTGCC harbors:
- a CDS encoding acetylxylan esterase is translated as MYHFARGQVSTALTALLCLLGVAPAHAQDEAPAPPASTAESLPPPVELSAEEDHRRLLGLLGITSIRRGADGLNPASPRYANYEEAKANPYPHLPDPLLTQGRERVTTPEMWWQVRRPELVELFDREIYGRVPEQVPAVTWTVVSTEEAMNGDVPIISKEVVGHVDNTSYPHITVDMRLTVSTPKGAAGPVPVIMELIGFGFGPPRGNRPPAGAGQGPPRGFGDGGPSWQSQLLAKGWGYARLDTSSVQADNGAGLTKGIIGLVNKGQPRDLDDWGALRAWAWGASRALDYFATDSQVDAQQVGLEGHSRWGKAVCVAMAYDERFAVVFVSSSGEGGVKLHRRNRGEIVENVAGAGEYHWVAGNFIKYAGPLTWDDLPIDAHELVALCAPRPVFISSGTEGDAWVDAQGMFMATAAAQPVYELLGKQGLGTYEYPPVETSLIDGDLAFRQHAGGHTPGPNWPTFIEFAGRYLQAPTAKTE